One genomic region from Oculatellaceae cyanobacterium encodes:
- a CDS encoding SIMPL domain-containing protein (The SIMPL domain is named for its presence in mouse protein SIMPL (signalling molecule that associates with mouse pelle-like kinase). Bacterial member BP26, from Brucella, was shown to assemble into a channel-like structure, while YggE from E. coli has been associated with resistance to oxidative stress.): protein MSDIKLSSWNRLPAIFLSVGILGLTFTQPAFAQEKMLKTITVTGRGVERIPTTKAQVELGVEVSGKTAAAAQQEVARRSSAVVELLRSRNVETLKTTGIRLNPSYSYENNVQRLTGYVATNTVSFRLDTQKVGSLLDDAVNAGATRIDGISFVANDSAIEAATQTALRKATQDAQRQAESVLGALNLTRREIVNIQVNGASPPPPVPMPRLASGLGKSDAITPVVGGEQEVEGSVTLQISY, encoded by the coding sequence ATGTCTGATATTAAGCTTAGTTCTTGGAATCGGTTGCCAGCTATATTTTTGTCTGTGGGTATCTTAGGCTTGACCTTCACACAGCCTGCTTTTGCCCAAGAGAAAATGTTGAAAACGATTACTGTGACTGGTAGAGGTGTGGAAAGGATTCCTACTACTAAGGCGCAAGTAGAACTAGGTGTTGAGGTATCGGGAAAAACTGCGGCAGCCGCGCAGCAGGAAGTTGCACGACGCTCAAGTGCCGTAGTAGAGTTACTGCGATCGCGCAATGTTGAGACACTAAAAACTACTGGCATTAGGCTCAACCCGAGTTATAGCTATGAGAACAACGTACAGCGACTGACTGGCTATGTAGCTACTAACACAGTTAGCTTTCGGCTAGATACTCAAAAAGTTGGTTCTTTATTAGACGACGCAGTGAATGCTGGCGCGACACGCATTGATGGCATTAGTTTTGTGGCTAATGATAGCGCGATCGAGGCGGCTACTCAAACTGCTTTACGCAAAGCAACTCAAGACGCTCAAAGACAAGCTGAGAGTGTTTTGGGGGCATTAAATCTCACCCGTCGGGAAATTGTGAACATTCAAGTTAATGGTGCTAGTCCACCGCCGCCTGTACCTATGCCACGCCTTGCTAGTGGTTTAGGTAAGTCAGATGCTATTACACCAGTTGTAGGTGGTGAGCAAGAGGTAGAGGGTTCTGTTACGTTACAAATCAGCTACTAA
- a CDS encoding rod shape-determining protein — MGIDLGTANTLVYVSGKGIVLQEPSVVAIDQNLRIPLAVGEEAKKMLGRTPGNVIAVRPLRDGVIADFDIAEMMLKQFIRRVHEGRTLVSPRIVIGIPSGVTGVERRAVMEAASQAGAREVFLIDEPVAAAIGAGLPVAEATGNMIIDIGGGTTEVAVLSLQGTVISESVRVAGDELSESIIQYMKKVHNLVIGERTAEEIKIQMGSAYPTHEDDDAMMEVRGLHLLSGLPRTVTIKGPEIRESMSEPLSVIIEAVKRTLERTPPELAADIIDRGIMLAGGGALLRGLDTLVSHETGIVTHIAADPLSCVVLGTGRVLENFKQLGRVFSAHSRNM; from the coding sequence ATGGGAATTGACCTGGGGACTGCTAACACCTTAGTTTATGTATCCGGCAAAGGAATTGTTTTGCAGGAACCTTCTGTGGTTGCTATCGACCAAAACCTCAGAATTCCCCTGGCAGTGGGCGAGGAAGCTAAAAAAATGCTAGGTAGGACTCCTGGAAATGTAATTGCTGTGCGTCCCCTCCGTGATGGTGTGATCGCAGATTTTGACATTGCCGAGATGATGCTGAAGCAATTTATCCGCCGAGTACACGAAGGCAGAACCCTTGTTTCTCCTCGGATTGTTATCGGTATTCCCAGTGGCGTTACTGGAGTCGAGCGACGCGCGGTAATGGAAGCAGCGTCTCAAGCTGGAGCGAGAGAGGTTTTCTTAATTGATGAGCCAGTAGCGGCAGCAATTGGTGCTGGCTTACCAGTAGCAGAAGCCACAGGAAACATGATTATTGATATCGGTGGCGGTACAACCGAAGTAGCAGTTCTAAGTTTGCAAGGAACAGTTATTAGTGAATCTGTACGGGTTGCTGGCGATGAATTGAGTGAATCGATCATTCAGTACATGAAAAAGGTGCATAACTTAGTGATTGGAGAGCGCACCGCAGAAGAAATAAAAATTCAAATGGGTTCCGCTTATCCTACTCATGAAGATGACGATGCCATGATGGAAGTTCGTGGCTTACACTTGCTTTCTGGATTACCCAGAACAGTCACAATCAAAGGGCCAGAAATTCGTGAAAGTATGTCTGAACCGCTATCTGTGATTATTGAAGCTGTGAAGCGTACTTTGGAAAGAACACCTCCAGAACTCGCAGCAGACATCATTGACAGAGGAATTATGCTAGCTGGTGGTGGGGCATTACTTAGAGGTTTAGATACCCTAGTTAGCCACGAAACTGGAATTGTTACACACATTGCAGCAGATCCCTTAAGTTGTGTAGTTTTGGGTACAGGGCGCGTATTGGAGAACTTTAAGCAGCTAGGACGGGTATTCAGCGCCCATTCCCGAAATATGTAG
- a CDS encoding single-stranded DNA-binding protein, with the protein MMNLNLVNLVGRVGGEPDVKYFESGSVKCNLTLAVNRRTRNGEQPDWFNLELWGKTAEVAGNYVRKGSLIGVQGSLKIETWSDRTTGANRSKPVIKVDRLDLLGSKKDTDASAVDNYSGQDTEF; encoded by the coding sequence ATGATGAATCTCAATCTTGTTAATCTCGTTGGACGAGTCGGTGGAGAGCCTGATGTTAAGTATTTTGAGTCAGGTAGTGTCAAGTGTAACCTGACCCTAGCAGTCAATCGTCGAACACGCAATGGTGAACAGCCGGACTGGTTTAATCTTGAACTGTGGGGTAAGACGGCGGAAGTGGCTGGTAACTATGTACGCAAGGGTAGCTTAATTGGGGTTCAAGGTTCTTTAAAAATAGAGACTTGGAGCGATCGCACTACAGGCGCTAACCGCTCAAAGCCTGTGATCAAAGTTGACCGCCTAGATCTACTGGGTTCTAAAAAAGACACAGATGCTAGTGCCGTGGACAACTATAGCGGTCAGGATACGGAATTTTAG
- the mreC gene encoding rod shape-determining protein MreC: MYTLRRWWDRHWLQFVLVSLSLGTAYGLQYTQGGVLFEAYQSLTRPFQSKPTSEERLTTARTRELEIELNELQSQNQKLQQLLGYVEAEKQKGFVAPIIGRSADQWWQQITLGRGSQDGIKVGFSVMGIGGLVGRVVSVTPHTSRILLISDPSSRVGVLISRSRHMGYIRGQGSNRAVMQFFDKVPDVRVGDFVATSSVSQLFPAGLPVGRVESLNLSKNPAPEAIIELTAPMSFLEWVIVYPKSQLES; the protein is encoded by the coding sequence ATGTATACGTTGCGTCGCTGGTGGGATCGACACTGGCTACAATTTGTTTTGGTGAGTCTTAGCTTAGGAACTGCCTATGGGCTTCAATATACCCAGGGAGGAGTTTTGTTTGAAGCTTACCAGTCACTTACCCGTCCTTTTCAATCAAAACCCACTTCAGAGGAACGCTTAACAACTGCCCGAACTAGAGAACTGGAAATAGAGTTAAATGAGTTGCAAAGCCAAAATCAAAAGTTACAACAACTGTTAGGTTATGTTGAAGCTGAAAAACAAAAAGGGTTCGTTGCTCCAATTATTGGTCGCAGTGCTGATCAGTGGTGGCAACAGATAACTCTGGGTCGAGGGAGCCAAGATGGCATCAAAGTAGGCTTCAGTGTGATGGGAATAGGCGGTTTAGTAGGTCGGGTTGTGAGCGTTACGCCCCATACTAGCCGCATCTTGCTAATTAGTGACCCAAGCAGTCGGGTAGGTGTGCTGATCAGCCGTAGCCGCCACATGGGTTATATTCGCGGTCAAGGTTCCAATCGTGCTGTGATGCAATTTTTTGATAAAGTTCCAGATGTTCGTGTAGGTGACTTTGTTGCTACTTCCTCTGTGAGCCAACTGTTTCCCGCAGGTTTACCAGTTGGACGTGTGGAGTCTTTAAATTTAAGTAAAAACCCCGCTCCTGAAGCAATAATTGAACTGACGGCACCAATGAGTTTTTTGGAGTGGGTAATTGTTTATCCCAAATCACAATTAGAAAGTTGA
- a CDS encoding AMIN domain-containing protein: MRHYWLLPSFLSIFLVSLPASAGKLVFWRFDANQNRLAFTTNSGVQPRAILISNPTRLIIDLPGTSLGRATVKQPLSGSMNFLRVGQVDDRTTRLVIELKPGYTLDPQQVIFRGASPINWSVQLPRPQRIEELPNLTPPQSTPRLNQSNQIMPKTVAVTRN; this comes from the coding sequence GTGAGACATTACTGGCTGTTACCCAGTTTTTTGAGCATTTTTCTGGTTTCATTACCAGCTTCAGCAGGTAAACTTGTATTCTGGCGTTTTGATGCCAATCAAAATCGACTGGCGTTTACAACAAATTCAGGAGTTCAACCTCGTGCAATCCTGATTTCTAACCCTACCCGTCTGATCATTGATCTACCAGGTACATCTCTAGGACGTGCAACTGTGAAGCAACCTCTCAGTGGCAGCATGAACTTTTTAAGAGTTGGTCAAGTTGATGATCGGACTACTCGCTTAGTAATTGAATTAAAACCTGGTTATACTCTCGACCCTCAACAAGTAATTTTCCGTGGTGCTTCACCTATCAATTGGTCGGTACAACTTCCTAGACCACAACGGATAGAAGAGTTACCTAATCTAACACCACCCCAATCGACTCCTCGTCTCAATCAATCTAATCAAATAATGCCCAAAACTGTCGCAGTTACAAGGAATTAA